A part of Nitrospirota bacterium genomic DNA contains:
- the rnr gene encoding ribonuclease R, whose translation MRKIRRRIKEARRDMTGKLQVHPEGYGFVLSGVSGEPDVYISRNRMLDAMNGDRVQIRIEGKNRKGKPEGKIVRVVERGHTQVVGKYIQTETGGWVTPNDRKMVHDLYIPALYELRPEVGEMVVAEITAYPSFGKGPEGKIIKILGEAYAPFLDTSMIMEEFNLPREFLSATLEEAGFLPSEVNEKMAAGRKDMRKVVTLTIDGEHAKDFDDAVSAEHLPNNQIRLGVHIADVSAYVPWGSPMDKEAYQRGTSVYFPDKVVPMFPEALSNGICSLNPQVDRLTYSVEMVFDEHGERVDYEIYESVIHSHARMTYTEVWEILNGPGRSSLRKKELLDTIFILKDLALKLKNKRFKRGSIDFDLPEPQILIDINGEITSILKEERNLAHRIIEECMLAANETVAEHMAKLELPFIYRIHENPSPEKIEDFRFFISSLGFSLKGSPKKVTPKSFQEVLDQVKGKAEERVVNHLMLRSMKQAIYSTENPGHFGLAAEYYAHFTSPIRRYPDLMVHRLLKMAQKKEYSPKKAGIYKKELPEIASHCSAQERISVDAERQVVALKKVRFMDNKLGEEFEGHITGVTSFGLFIELNDIFVEGLVHISSLEDHYLYEAKKHSLVGARFRNVFRLGDPIKVRVEKVSLEKTSDRLRTHLLIMSLRAPKGAWQSYRKVLRLLHFVRNDSFLTLFLGIVIVQSTVLKRLERHGIPGTFVNAYPSLKGYVLYID comes from the coding sequence ATGAGAAAAATCAGAAGACGGATTAAAGAAGCCAGGCGAGACATGACAGGAAAGCTCCAGGTGCATCCTGAGGGCTACGGGTTTGTCCTTTCCGGGGTTTCCGGGGAACCGGATGTTTATATTTCCCGAAACCGGATGCTCGATGCCATGAACGGGGACAGGGTTCAAATTCGGATCGAAGGAAAGAATAGAAAAGGAAAACCCGAAGGGAAAATTGTCCGGGTCGTTGAAAGAGGCCATACTCAGGTTGTTGGAAAATATATCCAAACCGAAACAGGGGGATGGGTCACTCCCAACGACAGAAAAATGGTTCACGATCTTTATATCCCGGCGCTTTATGAACTTCGTCCGGAAGTGGGTGAGATGGTGGTGGCTGAAATTACGGCCTATCCTTCTTTTGGGAAGGGCCCGGAAGGGAAGATTATTAAAATCCTTGGTGAGGCATATGCTCCATTTCTCGATACCTCGATGATTATGGAGGAATTTAATCTACCCAGGGAATTTTTGTCTGCCACGCTTGAGGAAGCAGGGTTCCTGCCGTCTGAAGTGAATGAAAAAATGGCGGCCGGGAGGAAGGACATGCGTAAAGTTGTCACCCTGACGATTGATGGAGAGCATGCCAAAGATTTTGATGACGCGGTTTCCGCGGAACACCTCCCCAACAATCAGATTCGCCTCGGCGTTCACATCGCGGATGTCAGCGCTTATGTCCCCTGGGGGAGTCCCATGGATAAGGAGGCCTATCAGAGAGGGACCTCGGTTTATTTTCCCGATAAAGTGGTTCCGATGTTCCCTGAAGCGCTTTCAAATGGAATTTGCAGTCTGAATCCGCAGGTGGATCGGTTAACCTATTCCGTGGAAATGGTTTTTGATGAACATGGGGAGCGGGTCGATTATGAAATCTACGAAAGCGTGATCCACAGCCATGCGAGAATGACTTATACGGAGGTGTGGGAGATTCTAAACGGCCCCGGAAGGTCTTCTCTCAGGAAGAAAGAACTTCTCGATACCATTTTCATTTTAAAGGATCTGGCTCTAAAGCTTAAAAACAAACGGTTTAAGAGAGGGAGCATCGATTTTGATCTTCCCGAGCCGCAAATCTTAATCGATATTAACGGGGAGATCACGTCGATTTTAAAAGAAGAACGGAACCTGGCGCACCGTATTATCGAGGAGTGCATGCTCGCGGCCAATGAAACGGTGGCAGAACATATGGCAAAACTGGAACTCCCCTTTATCTACAGGATTCATGAGAACCCCTCTCCTGAAAAAATTGAGGATTTTAGATTTTTTATTTCAAGCCTTGGTTTTTCTCTCAAAGGTTCCCCCAAAAAAGTCACCCCAAAATCGTTTCAGGAGGTTTTGGATCAGGTCAAAGGAAAGGCTGAAGAGAGGGTCGTCAACCACCTGATGCTCCGATCCATGAAGCAGGCCATTTATTCGACGGAAAATCCCGGACATTTTGGTCTGGCGGCGGAATACTATGCGCATTTCACCTCTCCTATTCGAAGATACCCCGATCTGATGGTCCATCGACTCCTGAAAATGGCTCAAAAAAAAGAGTATTCCCCTAAAAAAGCGGGGATCTATAAAAAGGAGTTGCCTGAAATCGCAAGCCATTGTTCCGCCCAGGAAAGAATATCGGTCGACGCCGAGCGGCAGGTGGTTGCTTTGAAAAAAGTCCGGTTTATGGATAACAAGCTCGGGGAGGAGTTTGAAGGACATATTACCGGAGTGACCTCCTTCGGGCTTTTTATTGAATTGAACGATATTTTTGTCGAAGGGTTGGTTCATATCTCGTCGCTGGAAGATCATTACCTCTATGAGGCAAAAAAGCACTCCCTGGTTGGGGCAAGGTTCCGGAATGTGTTTCGACTCGGTGATCCGATAAAGGTCAGGGTGGAAAAAGTAAGCCTTGAAAAGACCAGCGATAGACTTCGCACCCACTTATTAATCATGTCATTGCGAGCACCGAAGGGTGCGTGGCAATCTTATCGTAAAGTCTTGAGATTGCTTCACTTTGTTCGCAATGACAGCTTTCTAACTCTGTTCTTGGGTATAGTAATCGTTCAGTCAACGGTTCTCAAGCGCCTGGAACGCCATGGCATACCAGGCACTTTCGTCAATGCCTACCCTTCACTGAAGGGTTACGTTCTATATATAGATTAA